The genome window GACGATCTTCGAAGTGACCGGCAAAGAGGTTGACCGAGAGCTTGAATTCCGGATTCTCGTAATAAAGATCGCCGACTTCCTCACACGTCTTGCGCATGATCTGGCGGGTCATCTCGAAAATGTGCCCCGAGGTCTCGGCGAAAGTCATGAAGGCGCCGGGAGAAATCACCGACCCATCGGGCCTCGCCCACCGCATCAAAACCTCGCAGCCACGCAGGCGTCCGGTCTCGATGTCCATCACCGGCTGGTAGTAAGGCACAAACTCGCCCTTGCGGATCGCCTGGACGAACTCGTCCTCGGCCTCGCTTTCCGGGCGCCAGGAAAACCAGACGCCGACCGCCACGAAAAGAACGGCAAAGCCGACGCAGGCGATCGCCGCGACGACCTTGAGGTCGCGGACGAGATTGTCGGCGGCCGAAGCCGGTGCCGTCACCACCGCAATCATCGGGTATTTGGTTGACTGCACTTCGGCGATGAGCTCATCGCTTTCGCCATGTCCGTCGCGCTGTGCGGTCTCCCCCGACCGCAACCACACCACACCGTCTCCGAGTTGAAGTTCGACAAGCCGATGCGCCCGCAGATAGTCGGGACCAGGATCAATGGAAATCGCCACCGGGGAAATTTCTGCCAGCAAGCGATTTCCCTTGCCGATCCGCCAGCTCACAAGTGCAACCCGTGTCCCCTCGAACGCCCTGTCGCGCATTCCGATGCCGACAAGCGGCGCATCCGATTTCAAGACCGGCAATATCGCCTCGCCCGAGGTCGGCATCTCCGGAACGTTGCACATCAGCACACCGGACGCATTCACCACCCCGATCATCTGAACGAACGGAGCGGAGACAACGCCGGCATGGAACGCGGTGCGATCCACCGGTGCACAGGTGACAGTTCCGCCCTGATGCAGATTCTGCAGGATGGACACGGCGTCGCCGATGGCCTTTTCGGCACGCAGGACGTAGCGTTCGGCAATTGCCGTCATTTCCGCCTGCGCCTGGGTGACCGCGTAGTTGTTCAAGACATAGTTGGCCGCCACGAGCGGCGCGAGCGCCAAAGCCAGTGCAATCAACAACGTCCTGAAAAAAAGGGTATAGCGATGCGACACGGCACGTCCTGGATTAAAGCAGCGCCGCCACTATGCCCAAGCTTTGTAAATGACACCTGAAGAACGGGCGTCCGCTTTGACAAAACATGACAATTTCGATCAGAAATCATCAGGAACCAATGATCTCGGATTGCAGGAACGGGGAATTCCATGGAGGCTTTGTTCATCGGCCAAGCCTATATCGACATCACCTTTTTGACTGACACACTGCCCAGTGGCGACGAAAAAGCCCTTGCGCACGACTATGCCGTGAGCTTTGGAGGAAACGCCGTCACGGCCGGCTTCACCTGCGCCAAGCTCGGGATCTCCCCGGACATCATGTGCTCGCAGGCAAACGACTGGCTGGCGCACATGTTTCTCGACATGGCAGCGCGCTACGGCATTTCCATTCACGGCCGGAAGGTGAAGGAATCCTCTCTTTCCTTCATCATGCCGAAGGACGGAAAACGAGCGATCGTGCGCTGCCGCGACGACAACTATCTCCATCCCTTCCAGCAGCTGAGACTGGACGGATGCCGGGCGTTGCATCTCGACGGACACATGCCGGATGCCGCGCTTCATTACGCGCGCGCCTGCCGGGAGGCGGGAATTCTCACGTCACTGGACGGCGGAGCGGTGCGCGAAAACACCGACGAGCTTCTCCACTTCATCGATGTGGCCATCGTCTCGGCGCGCTTTTGCGAACAGCTCGGCCTCGATATTGGCGAAACGCTTGATTACCTGCGCGGTCACGGGTGTCGCGTCGGCGGGGTGACCCTGGGTGACGACGGCATGCACTGGTTTGAAGACCAGGGTGCGAATGTCCACCATCCCGCTCTCAATGTACCCGCCTCGAAGATCGTGGACACGAACGGCGCCGGAGATGTTTTCCACGGGGCCTACATCTATTCCTACCTCTCGGCGCCACAGGCCCCCTGGAGCGATCACTTTCGCTTCGCGCGCGGGGCATCGGCCCACGCAATCCAGCACCTGGGAAACGAAGCAAGCTTGCCGACGCTGGAAAACGTGGGGACGGCAATGACGCTATGGCGGGAAAAACCGGTTCCCGACACAATTTGACCCGGATCCGAACGCCCAAAGTGTGACGGTGAGGGTTGTTCTCGCCCGGCGCTTGTCGCATCGTGACACTCCGCAGGCAGGGAGCGGACCATTCAAACACGCATTCTGGAGACGTCTTGATGATCAACACCCTTTCACGTCCGGCTTTTGCGCTGGCGCTTGCCTGCCCGCTTTTGCTGGCGACGCCGGTCCTTGCATTCGATGCGACCGGAAGCGATGTCGCCGACCGTTTCCTTGAAATCGTGGAAGCCGGAAACGCCACCGTTTCGGGATATGACGGCGTGACGCAAAGCGGCGGAGACGTGACCATCAGCGGATTGCGCACCTCAATCGAGGAAGGCTCCGCGAAGTCGCGTCTCACGATCCGCGAGACGACGATTTCCGGAGGCCAACTGACGGACGAGGGAGGCCTCTCGGCTGCGACGCTGACGATGGGCGGCGTCAATATCAAAGACCTCGATGACGATGAAGATGTGACCGTCACCGCGGAGAACATCCTGATTTCAGACCCTGTTCTCGCCTCGCCGGCAAAGGTGAAAGCCTCCAACGGGGCAGAAGCCATCACGCCAACCTACTCGCGCGCCGAACTGACCAACATCATCATCGACGCGGCGGATGAAGGACGGGTGCCTGTTGGCCGCATCGTCGCCGTCATCGATGAAATGAACGGCAGTCTTCCGACGTCCGGTTCTCTCACTGTCGACGGCATCGAAATCGCCGCCGATTCGCTCGACGACGAGGAACGCAAGGCCTTGTCGGACCTTGGCTACGAGAGTCTGACCCTGTCGTTCGAGATGAATGCGGACTGGAAGCCGGACACGGGAGAACTCGCAATCGACCAGTTGACGCTTTCGGGCGAGAACGCGGGAACGATCACTGCCAACTTGCGGATCCAGGGGCTGACCCGCGAGGTTCTGGAGCAGCTTGATGCCGCCCAAAACAATCCCGAACAGGCCATGGGCCTGATGCAGGGCCTTCTCGTCGAAAGCGTTGCACTGCGCATCGAGAATGATTCGCTTGTTGACCGGGTTCTGGAAAACCAGGCAAAGCAAGCCGGTTCAACCCGGGACGTCTTTGTCGAACAGCTCACCGGCGCGCTTCCGTTCATGCTGTCGATGCTGAACAACCCGGAATTCCAGGCCAAGGTCGCCGGAGCGGCAACTGCCTTCCTGAAAGATCCGAAGTCGCTCTCCGCCTCGGCAATGCCGGGAACTCCGGTCCCGTTCGCCCAGATCCTCGGGACCGCGATGATGGCACCGCAAAGTCTGCCGGATATCCTCGGCGTGACAATCACCGCCAACCAAGACTGAAACGGGAGACGGGAGGGCAATGCCCTCCCGTTTCACATCTGCCCCCGATGAAAAACGGAATTCGAAAATGACATCGCGCCTCGCCACTGCCGCCAGATACGGCGCTGCCGTCCTGACCTTCGTGCTGTGCACCCCCACCGCGACCGCTCTTGCCAATCCGGCGGTTGACGCGGTCGAAGACTTCTTCACATGGGCCCGCGCGACCGGAACGTCCGCGGCCGAATACGAAAGCCTTACGGAAACGGGGCCGAACGACGCCATCCTGCGTGGCGCAAAACTTGTCTGGAAATTCGATTTCGAGATCTTCGATCAAAGGGTCGAGGCGGAGGTTTCGTTCGAGTCGCCCGAAACACGCTTTTTCGGAGCGAGCAGCGACGGGAACGGCGTCGCGTTCGAGAGGTTCGAGCAACCCGGCGTGCATGAAATCCGCTTGACCGGAACGGTCACCGAGGACGGCAAGCCGCAATCGCTCGACCTGACCGTGCGCCAGTACGATTTGGTCGCGGAGAACATGTATCAGGCCTATTGGAGCCTCGAGGAGGCCCCGGAGAGGCCCGCTTCCCGCTTCATTCCTGTGCTCCGCTCGGGATTGCAGAACCGGGCAGAGAGCATCTCGGTCCGCGCAATCGAAGCGATCAGCCAGATGCCCGATGGTGCGCGCGGGACCGAACGCCAGGAGCGGATCTCCATGACCGGCCTTGCCAACGGTCGCTTGGAGGAATACCGGATCGGCCACGCCCTTTCCGAAAGCAAGGTCGTGATGGACAATGGCGAGATGTTTTCCCTGCGTCAGGAGACCGGAGAGAGCGTGACCACGGGGATCGACGTCAAGCCGATGCTCAGGATTGTCGGGATTTCCCTTCCTGATCGGGCCGCCGGAACAAGCGTGATCGAAAGTTCGCAAGTCAACGACATCAAGTACAATTCCCCCTTCTTCAATGCTGCAATCCAAAAGATCTCGGCAGAGGGCGCCGAGATCGCTGCAGATGCCGTGCCCTTCGATCTCTTCCCCTTCCTGGACACGGTGATCCTCGGGACCTTCGAAAAGACATATGGCCCGGATGAATTGATCGAGCTTGGACGAAAAGCCGTGACATCCCTGGAAGGCGTATCAATAGACCGCATGGCCGCCGAAGGCCTGGCGATTACCTCCGATGAAGGCAATGCGTCTCTGGACAATGTTTCGATCAATGATGCGTCCTATGGCGGCTTTGGCGATTTCTCGATGTCCGGGCTGTCGGTTCGCGCGGCGCAGGACATCACATCTGTTGACCTTGAACGGTTCCGCATATCGGACTTCGACCTGCCTCCCCTCGCCTCCTACGTTGATTTCGGCGTTGCATCGCAAGACCGGGAGCCGTCGCTGACGGAAATTCTCGCGGTCGTGCCGATGCTTGGGCAACTCGAGGTCGAAGCGCTCAAGGTGGCTTCGGATGCGCTGCCGGGTGGTCTCTCACTGGACCGTTTTCGCATCTCCATGCGCGATTTCATCGCACCGATCCCGACCGATATCGAAGTCCGGACAGAAGGGCTGAAAATGCCGGTGGCGCTGGTCGAAGAGGAGGAAGCGCGCAAACTCTTCGAAAGTCTTGGCCTTTCCTCCCTCCGTTACAACGACGAAATGCGCTTGCGCTGGGATGCGGATGACAAGACGCTCACCCTGGATCCGATGCGCGTCGAGATCGACGGCGGCGGATCGCTCGACCTGTCGGCAGAAGTCGGCGGCATTCCCCGCACCGTGTTTGAAAACCCCGGCAGGGCGCAAATGGCCCTTGCCACGGCGACGATCAATCATGCCCGACTTGAAATCCGCGACGCAAAGCTGGTCTCGGCATTCATCGCCGGACAGGCAAAAGCCGCCGACCTGTCGCCGGAAACTCTCGCCCTTGCATTGGCCGATCAGGGCGCAAGCGCGCTTGGTCCCTTGCGCGACACGCCATTCGGACAGAGCCTGCACGGCGCGATGAAAGCGTTCCTCGTGGCACCGGATCACCTGATCCTGACCGTCGAGCCCAAGACCCCGGTTCCCGCCATGCAGATCCTGGGACTGGTCGTGACCACCCCATCGATGCTGCCCGGGCTGCTGAACGCAGCCGTCGCGGCCAATCCGTAACACTTGTCCCGTCACGCGGGAGACACAGCGATTGTGCATGAAGATGAAAAGGGCCGGTCAGAGTTCTGACCGGCCCTTTTCATTGGTTTTGCCTTCGCTTGTCGCGCCCAGCGCGAAACTGCCGAACGCCTATTCGCTGTCTGCGGAGAGTGGTTCATCGGCCGGCGCGTGATCGCTGTCGGCGAACTGTAAGTCACACAGGCGCTTGTAGAGACCGCCCCTGGAAAGCAACGTGGCATGCGTCCCCGCTTCCAGCACCCGCCCCTTGTCCATGACGACGATCTTCGATGCCTCCCTCACCGTCGCGAGCCGATGTGCAATGACGATTGTGGTCCGCCCTTTCATCAGCCGTGACAATGCGGTTTGGATCTTGGCCTCGGATTCGGAATCAAGCGCCGATGTCGCCTCATCCAGGAGCAGCAACGGCGCATCGCGCAGGATCGCGCGTGCAATCGCCACGCGTTGACGCTGCCCGCCGGAAAGCCGGCTGCCCCCCTCGCCAACGCGCGTCTCATAACCGGCCTCGAGATCGTCAATAAAGCTGGCGGCATTGGCCTCGCGCGCGGCCTGCCGGATCTCGCCATCGCTGGCGCCCGGTCGTCCGATGGCGATATTCTCGCGAACTGAAAGATCGAACAGGAACGTGTCCTGGGAAACGAGCGCGATCTGCGACCTCAGCGCGGAAACCGACGCACCTTTCAGATCCTGGCCGTCTATCGTTATCCGCCCCGACGTGGGATCGTAGAAACGCTCGAGCAGCGCGAACACGGTGGACTTGCCGGCTCCCGACGGCCCGACAAGCGCGGTGACCTCACCCGACCGGGCCTCGAAGTCCAGCCCGTTGAGTGCCGGAGCCTCGCCATAACGGAAGTCGACGTTTTCAAAGCACACGCGTCCGCCGGAAATGTCCAGCGTATCTCCGCCGCCCTCCTCGTTCATGGCCGGGACCCGGTCGAGGATCTCGTACATCAGGCGCACCCCGACGATATGGCCGGAAAGATTGACGTTAAGCCGGGCAAGGCGACGCGCCGGGTCATAGGCAAGCAAAAGCGCAGTAATAAAGGCAAAGAAAGCGCCCGGATCGCTCTCCAGTTCGATCACAGCATAGCCACCGTAAAGAATGACCAGCGCGATGGCGATACCGCCGAGCGTTTCCATCACGGGCGACGTACGCGCTGACAGGCGCGTCATCTTGTTGGCCTGTTTCTCGACGTCGGCAACGGCGGCGTCCATCTCCTTGCGCAAACGCTCCTCGACGGAGAACGCCTTGACCACGCGAATGCCGGAAATCGCCTGCTGGGCAACCGACAGGATCCGCGTAATAGATACGAACTGCGATTTCGCCACCCGGCGCACCCGGCGCACCAGTCCGGCGATCAGCAGGATCGCGGGCGGCATGATGACCAACGCAATCAGGCTCATCAGCGGATCTTGCGCGATCATGACGCCCACCAACGCGATCACCGTGAGCAAATCGCGTCCCAGCGCGGTCACGACGAGATCAAGCGCAGCGCGTGCGGCCGATGCATTGTGGGAAAGCCGTGTGCCGAGATCGCCAATGCCTGAATTCTCGAAAAACCCGAGGTCCTGGCGGGTAATCGAGCGAAACAGCCGCGACTGCGTCGATGCAACGATTGCATTCCCGATCTGACCGAGAATGACGAGCTGGCCGTATGCGGCGGCACCCTTGACGGTGAAGATCACCAGCACGAAGCCGGCGATCACCCAGACCATCCTCCCATCGCGCTCCAGGAACACCTGATTGATCATGTCTTTCATGATCCAGGCGCTCGCCGCAGTGCAGGCGGCAACAATACCCATCATCACAAAGGCAAGGGCGTAGCGCCCGGCAAAGGCGCGCGCATTCTCCGCCAGCAGCCGGCGCAACAGGAAGAGTGCACCGTCCGCGTCGGAAAACAGCAATGTGTCGAGCCGTTTCAGCACTTGAGATCCGATCACTGCTGCCCGGGCATCCCGCGCACCACCATGATGCGCCGGACGGGTTACTCGCTTTCCGGCAGGTTGAGACGGATATGGAGATCGCGCAACTGCCGCGGGAAGACGTCGGAAGGCGCGCCCATCAACAGGTCCTGCGCCTGCTGGTTCATCGGGAACAGCGTGACCTCACGCAGGTTCTTGGCGCCAACCAAAAGCATGACGATA of Stappia sp. ES.058 contains these proteins:
- a CDS encoding EAL domain-containing protein; the protein is MSHRYTLFFRTLLIALALALAPLVAANYVLNNYAVTQAQAEMTAIAERYVLRAEKAIGDAVSILQNLHQGGTVTCAPVDRTAFHAGVVSAPFVQMIGVVNASGVLMCNVPEMPTSGEAILPVLKSDAPLVGIGMRDRAFEGTRVALVSWRIGKGNRLLAEISPVAISIDPGPDYLRAHRLVELQLGDGVVWLRSGETAQRDGHGESDELIAEVQSTKYPMIAVVTAPASAADNLVRDLKVVAAIACVGFAVLFVAVGVWFSWRPESEAEDEFVQAIRKGEFVPYYQPVMDIETGRLRGCEVLMRWARPDGSVISPGAFMTFAETSGHIFEMTRQIMRKTCEEVGDLYYENPEFKLSVNLFAGHFEDRQVIEDIQQIYGQSKIAFQQIVMEVTERQPLSDMETARKIIAEMQAIGVRVALDDVGTGHGGFAYLQKLGIDIIKIDKMFIDSLGTDDNSTTIVDTMVELADNLGMGIIAEGVETIEQIERLRELGVSAAQGYIFAPPLPAKLFIDLAQALSGGRGEGEGESDMIADDAQVA
- a CDS encoding sugar kinase; amino-acid sequence: MEALFIGQAYIDITFLTDTLPSGDEKALAHDYAVSFGGNAVTAGFTCAKLGISPDIMCSQANDWLAHMFLDMAARYGISIHGRKVKESSLSFIMPKDGKRAIVRCRDDNYLHPFQQLRLDGCRALHLDGHMPDAALHYARACREAGILTSLDGGAVRENTDELLHFIDVAIVSARFCEQLGLDIGETLDYLRGHGCRVGGVTLGDDGMHWFEDQGANVHHPALNVPASKIVDTNGAGDVFHGAYIYSYLSAPQAPWSDHFRFARGASAHAIQHLGNEASLPTLENVGTAMTLWREKPVPDTI
- a CDS encoding ABC transporter ATP-binding protein, producing the protein MIGSQVLKRLDTLLFSDADGALFLLRRLLAENARAFAGRYALAFVMMGIVAACTAASAWIMKDMINQVFLERDGRMVWVIAGFVLVIFTVKGAAAYGQLVILGQIGNAIVASTQSRLFRSITRQDLGFFENSGIGDLGTRLSHNASAARAALDLVVTALGRDLLTVIALVGVMIAQDPLMSLIALVIMPPAILLIAGLVRRVRRVAKSQFVSITRILSVAQQAISGIRVVKAFSVEERLRKEMDAAVADVEKQANKMTRLSARTSPVMETLGGIAIALVILYGGYAVIELESDPGAFFAFITALLLAYDPARRLARLNVNLSGHIVGVRLMYEILDRVPAMNEEGGGDTLDISGGRVCFENVDFRYGEAPALNGLDFEARSGEVTALVGPSGAGKSTVFALLERFYDPTSGRITIDGQDLKGASVSALRSQIALVSQDTFLFDLSVRENIAIGRPGASDGEIRQAAREANAASFIDDLEAGYETRVGEGGSRLSGGQRQRVAIARAILRDAPLLLLDEATSALDSESEAKIQTALSRLMKGRTTIVIAHRLATVREASKIVVMDKGRVLEAGTHATLLSRGGLYKRLCDLQFADSDHAPADEPLSADSE